One Onthophagus taurus isolate NC chromosome 11, IU_Otau_3.0, whole genome shotgun sequence genomic window carries:
- the LOC111429022 gene encoding arylalkylamine N-acetyltransferase 1-like, giving the protein MEYMKVPESRYEEVIEYLREAFPDEPLNVAIGLCQKGVPCELLESQDLQTLRDGLSVMVIDKATGEIAGVALNGISRKGDVETAMEAMKDIDSIEYHHIFELLFGLNKKADLFNKYKVDKIFELRILSVDGKYRGRGIAKELFQRSEIVAEESGFKLIKVDATSFFTQKIAESVGLKTEAEINYKEFEDNEGKRIYYKVKSPHDYYKLMVKELGNKK; this is encoded by the exons ATGGAATATATGAAAGTTCCAGAATCTCGTTACGAAGAAGTTATCGAGTATTTACGTGAAGCTTTTCCAGATGAACCTTTAAACGTTGCGATTGGTTTATGCCAAAAAGGGGTTCCTTGTGAACTTTTAGAATCGCAAGATTTACAAACGTTACGTGATGGTCTTTCGGTGATGGTTATTGATAAAGCAACCGGGGAA ATAGCTGGAGTCGCGTTGAATGGAATTTCAAGAAAAGGCGATGTGGAAACCGCGATGGAAGCAATGAAAGACATCGATTCAATCGAATACCATCACATATTCGAGCTGTTATtcggtttaaataaaaaagccgatcttttcaataaatacaaagtcgataaaatttttgaattaagaattttaagtGTTGACGGTAAATATCGAGGACGAGGTATCGCgaaagaattatttcaaagaAGCGAAATCGTCGCCGAAGAAAGTGGATTTAAACTGATTAAAGTGGACGCGACGAGCTTTTTTACCCAAAAAATCGCCGAATCTGTCGGATTAAAAACCGAGGctgaaataaattacaaagaatTCGAAGACAACGAAGGAAAGAggatttattataaagtaaAATCACCGCACGATTATTATAAGTTAATGGTTAAAGAattaggaaataaaaaataa